In Solanum lycopersicum chromosome 5, SLM_r2.1, the following are encoded in one genomic region:
- the LOC138348834 gene encoding uncharacterized protein, producing the protein METSLEVGTVPRSTTGSIMTGDQHELFIKFLKLKPPVFKGSESKDAYDFLVDCHELLHKMDIVERFDVEFVTYQFQGDAKMWWRSYVECQPARAPPMTWASFSSLFIEMYIPQTLRDRKRDEFLSLEQGRMSVATHEAKFCALSRYSTHLYFSPQERIRRFVKGLRSDLQIPALQVVAAAKSFKEVVDFVIEVEGVKADVFTTASIFKKFHKGGEFSGSYSRGQNSGGYPARPIQSSLQASARGPSQTIQPFFEFRGYLQTLSFSRISILDSKNCYGWGEAGHIRKYYPKQSYRPPVVRGRGGHGRGRHSGGRGGQAQLGEGNDQTGDRSHCYAFPERSETETSDVVITDCNAKTVRLAKPGTDLLVGEGYYISSPDGVTVDPSMIEAVKSWVRPTNVAEVRSIVFLASNYRRFVKRFSSLASQLTNFTKQNVPVVWSDECVESFQKLKTLLTTALILTLSVEVLMLERNIIAYASRQLKVHECNYQTHDLELAAVVFPLKQWRHYLYGVKCEVYTGHRSLQYVFTQKDLNLRQRRWT; encoded by the exons ATGGAAAcatcattggaagtaggcacagTTCCTCGATcgactacagggtctataatgacaggtgatcaacatgaacttttcattaagttcttaaagttgaaacctccagtcttcaagggttcTGAATCTaaagatgcctatgattttctggttgattgtcatgagctgctacataagatggacatagtagaacgattcgaTGTTGAGTTTGTCACCTACCAGTTTCAGggggatgccaaaatgtggtggcggtcgtatgttgagtgtcaaccagcaagggcaccacctatgacttgggcatcattttctagcttatttataGAGATGTATATaccccagactttgagggataggaagagagatgagttcctgagcctagagcaaggaaggatgtctgtTGCTACTCATGAGGCCAAGttttgtgcactatccaggtattcCACTCATCTTtacttcagtccacaagagaggattcgccgctttgtgaaaggattgaggtcagatttgcagattccagccttacaggtagttgctgcagcaaaatcctttaaggaagtggttgattttgtgatagaggtagaaGGGGTGAAGGCAGACGTCTTCACCACGGCGTCGATATTTAAGAAGTTccataagggaggtgagtttagtggttcttactccagagggcagaattcaggaggttacccagcccgtccTATTCAGTCCTCATTGCAGGCTTCAGCTAGAGGTCCATCGCAGACCATTCAGCCTTTTTTTGAGTTTCGAGGTTATCTCCAGACTTTGTCATTTTCACGGATATCTATACTTGACTCCAAGAATTGTTATGGATGGGGAGAGGcgggacatattaggaaatattatccaaaacagagttacagacccccagtagttagaggtagaggtggtcatggtagaggccgccattctggaggacgtggtggccaag CGCAGCTTGGTGAGGGCAATGATCAGACAGGTGATAGgtcccattgttatgctttccccgagAGGTCTGAAActgagacatctgatgttgttatcacag attgtaatgctaaaaccgtgagactggccaagcctgggacagatctgctAGTGGGGGAGGGTTACTATATTTCCTctcca gatggagtgacggtggatccttctatgattgaagcagtgaagagttgggtaagacctactaatgttgcAGAGGTACGGAGCATTGTTTTTTTAGCTAGCAACTACCGTCGATTCGTCAAGAGATTTTCTTCTCTTGCTTCCCAGCTGACAAATTttactaagcagaatgttccagttgtatggtcggatgaatgtgtagaaagcttccagaaactcaagactctgttgactactgcactgATTCTCACATTATcggtggaag tCCTAATGCTAGAGAGGAATATAAtcgcttatgcttcgaggcaattgaaagtgcatgaatgtaactatcagacccatgatttggagttggctgcagttgtatttccattaaagcaatggagacattatctatatggggtcaagtgtgaagtttatacaGGTCATCGCagtttacaatatgtctttactcagaaagatttgaatttgaggcagagaaGGTGGACGTAG